One Parafrankia discariae genomic window carries:
- a CDS encoding NAD(P)/FAD-dependent oxidoreductase, whose amino-acid sequence MVGSVPDVPWRSAGGDRPGVSRVVVVGGGFAGVSLLRRLESALPAARAELAVVSPVDHLLYTSLVPQVCASTVEPRHLAVALRAVLRRTLLRLGDVVAADLAARTVTVRSADAATRTAGWDRLVLAPGSVTRTLDVPGLDEHALGLKNLDEAVALRDHVLRRLELADAADDPRRRAALCTFVVVGGGYTGTELAAQMVGFTRHAAAAYQRLRPSDVRWLLVDHAPRVLHELSPALGIRAARVLAGRGVEVHLSTSVVEIGAESVTLSAGRPTLRTRTSVPTHTVVWCAGVSPSPLVGALGLPTAHGRLIVDEFFRVPSVDGVFALGDAAAVPDVTRGGAPAGQTAQHAIRQGRVAARNVAASLGYGSPRRYRHRDLGFVVDLGGRAAVANPFGLTLSGPPAALLTRAYHLAALPAGANRVRVATDWVLNGVLGPEITHFDASVPERAEIATSEHTRIYQPTR is encoded by the coding sequence GTGGTCGGGTCGGTCCCGGACGTGCCGTGGAGGTCGGCGGGCGGCGACCGGCCGGGGGTGTCCCGGGTGGTGGTCGTCGGCGGCGGCTTCGCCGGGGTGAGTCTGCTGCGGCGGTTGGAATCCGCGCTGCCGGCCGCCCGCGCGGAACTCGCCGTGGTCTCGCCGGTCGACCACCTGCTGTACACCTCGCTGGTGCCGCAGGTCTGCGCCAGCACGGTGGAGCCGCGCCACCTGGCCGTGGCGCTGCGCGCCGTGCTGCGCCGCACGCTGCTGCGGCTCGGTGACGTCGTCGCCGCCGACCTGGCCGCGCGCACGGTCACGGTGCGCTCCGCGGACGCCGCGACCAGGACCGCCGGCTGGGACAGATTGGTCCTCGCGCCCGGCTCGGTCACCCGCACCCTGGACGTGCCCGGCCTCGACGAGCACGCCCTCGGGCTGAAGAACCTCGACGAGGCCGTGGCGCTGCGCGACCACGTCCTGCGCCGGCTGGAGCTGGCCGACGCCGCCGACGACCCGCGCCGCCGCGCCGCGCTGTGCACGTTCGTCGTGGTCGGCGGCGGCTACACCGGGACGGAGCTCGCCGCGCAGATGGTCGGGTTCACCCGGCACGCCGCCGCGGCCTACCAGCGGCTGCGGCCGTCCGACGTGCGCTGGCTGCTGGTCGACCACGCGCCGCGGGTGCTGCACGAGCTGTCACCGGCGCTGGGGATCCGGGCGGCCCGGGTACTCGCCGGGCGCGGGGTCGAAGTCCACCTGAGCACCTCGGTGGTGGAGATCGGCGCCGAGTCGGTCACGCTCAGCGCCGGCAGGCCGACGTTGCGCACCCGGACGAGCGTGCCGACCCACACCGTCGTCTGGTGCGCCGGGGTGAGCCCCAGCCCGCTCGTCGGCGCGCTCGGGCTGCCCACCGCGCACGGCCGGCTGATCGTGGACGAGTTCTTCCGCGTCCCCTCCGTGGACGGGGTGTTCGCGCTCGGGGACGCCGCCGCCGTCCCCGACGTGACGCGTGGGGGAGCGCCGGCCGGGCAGACCGCGCAGCACGCGATCCGCCAGGGCCGGGTGGCGGCCCGCAACGTGGCCGCCTCGCTCGGGTACGGCTCGCCGCGCCGGTACCGGCACCGTGACCTGGGCTTCGTGGTGGATCTCGGCGGCCGGGCCGCGGTGGCGAACCCGTTCGGCCTCACTCTGAGCGGGCCGCCGGCGGCCCTGCTGACCCGGGCGTACCACCTGGCCGCGCTCCCCGCGGGCGCGAACCGGGTCAGGGTGGCGACCGACTGGGTGCTCAACGGCGTGCTGGGTCCGGAGATCACCCACTTCGACGCGTCCGTCCCGGAACGGGCGGAGATCGCCACGTCGGAGCACACCCGGATCTACCAGCCCACACGCTGA
- a CDS encoding copper resistance CopC family protein, translating to MQRRSLAATSTAALTTLTAVVVMMLAVIFVTPRPAWAHSTLRGTDPADGSTLDAPPSRISLVFSEAVWADYATVAVTRDGGGQIPADPPQVTDTTLSVAVRDVTAGDYHVAWRVVSADGHPISGEFSFTVAAPPATVATTAPAAPAGGTSTAPSTATTAAPRPTDPAPTPPATSEPAEGGGNGWVIGVVIAGLAVLGGTVLLIRRNRE from the coding sequence GTGCAACGAAGATCGCTCGCCGCGACGTCGACCGCCGCGCTCACGACCCTGACCGCAGTCGTCGTGATGATGCTGGCCGTCATATTCGTCACGCCCCGTCCCGCATGGGCGCACTCAACGCTACGCGGCACCGACCCGGCGGACGGGTCGACCCTGGACGCGCCACCGTCCCGGATCTCGCTGGTGTTCAGCGAGGCCGTCTGGGCGGACTACGCGACGGTCGCGGTCACCCGCGACGGCGGCGGCCAGATCCCGGCCGATCCGCCGCAGGTCACCGACACGACTCTCTCGGTCGCGGTACGGGACGTCACCGCTGGTGACTACCACGTGGCCTGGCGGGTGGTCTCGGCCGACGGGCATCCGATCAGCGGCGAGTTCTCCTTCACGGTGGCCGCGCCCCCCGCCACCGTCGCCACGACGGCACCGGCGGCACCGGCCGGCGGCACCAGCACCGCCCCGAGCACGGCGACGACCGCCGCGCCGCGGCCCACGGACCCCGCTCCGACGCCGCCGGCCACCTCGGAACCCGCCGAGGGCGGCGGCAACGGCTGGGTCATCGGGGTGGTCATCGCCGGGCTGGCCGTCCTCGGCGGCACGGTACTGCTGATCCGACGGAACCGGGAGTAG
- a CDS encoding ATP-dependent Clp protease proteolytic subunit, with protein sequence MPRGGPVEQASPARPEQEESLLRKRIIYLGASVEEDLANRICTRLLLLDAEDPHRDIFLYINSPGGSVSAGMAIHDMMQYVTADVVTVALGLAAGTAQFVLCAGAPGKRYALAQARILMRSPSSGTVDAASDTESDNAVQAEQLLFTRQIVHGLTASHTGQSLEVIERDADRNRWYTAQEAKEYGMVDHVGVRPPYD encoded by the coding sequence GTGCCTCGCGGGGGGCCGGTCGAACAAGCCTCCCCGGCCAGGCCGGAGCAGGAAGAATCACTGTTGCGGAAGCGGATCATCTACCTGGGCGCTTCGGTGGAGGAGGACCTGGCGAACCGGATCTGCACCCGTTTACTCCTGTTGGACGCGGAAGACCCGCACCGTGACATCTTCCTCTACATCAACTCGCCGGGCGGCAGCGTCAGCGCCGGCATGGCGATTCACGACATGATGCAGTACGTGACGGCCGATGTGGTGACGGTCGCCCTCGGCCTGGCTGCGGGCACCGCGCAGTTCGTGCTGTGCGCGGGAGCCCCGGGCAAACGTTACGCACTGGCGCAAGCCAGAATTCTCATGCGCTCGCCGTCAAGCGGCACGGTCGACGCGGCCTCCGACACAGAGTCCGACAATGCTGTTCAAGCAGAACAGCTACTGTTTACCAGACAGATTGTGCACGGCCTGACCGCTTCCCATACCGGTCAGTCCCTCGAGGTGATCGAGCGGGACGCCGACCGGAACCGGTGGTACACCGCCCAGGAGGCAAAAGAGTACGGAATGGTCGATCATGTGGGCGTGCGACCGCCTTATGACTGA
- a CDS encoding LLM class F420-dependent oxidoreductase — translation MQIGVVYPQIELRGDPAAVRRIGTAVEELGFDHLLAYDHVLGAVHVDRTPALTGPYTERDPFHDPFVMFGYLAGITERIGFATGILILPQRQTALVARQAADVDLLSGGRLRLGVGIGWNHVEYEALGQDFRTRGAREEEQITLLRRLFTEPVVDFSGRFDRIDRAALVPKPSRPVPIWLGGSGEKAFDRAARLADGFIFSGSHGVEQALDGWKRLREKVHGLGRPVEEFGGNYVVIASGGTGDLTAEIDAWRAAGGTHVSIATMGRGLDSADGHVDFLATVAAALNLS, via the coding sequence ATGCAGATCGGTGTCGTGTACCCGCAGATCGAGCTTCGCGGCGACCCGGCGGCCGTCCGGCGGATCGGGACCGCCGTCGAGGAGCTGGGCTTCGACCACCTGCTCGCCTACGACCATGTGCTAGGCGCCGTGCACGTCGACAGGACGCCCGCGCTGACCGGCCCGTACACCGAACGCGACCCGTTCCACGACCCGTTCGTCATGTTCGGTTACCTGGCCGGCATCACCGAGCGCATCGGCTTCGCGACCGGCATCCTGATCCTTCCGCAGCGCCAGACCGCACTGGTGGCCCGGCAGGCCGCCGACGTCGATCTCCTGTCCGGCGGCCGGCTGCGCCTCGGTGTGGGCATCGGCTGGAACCACGTCGAGTACGAGGCCCTCGGTCAGGATTTCCGCACCCGGGGTGCCCGAGAGGAAGAGCAGATCACGCTGCTCCGCCGGTTGTTCACCGAGCCCGTCGTCGACTTCTCCGGCCGCTTCGACCGGATCGACCGGGCCGCGCTCGTGCCGAAGCCGTCCCGGCCCGTCCCGATCTGGCTCGGCGGGTCCGGTGAGAAGGCCTTCGACCGGGCGGCCCGGCTCGCGGACGGCTTCATCTTCTCCGGCAGTCACGGTGTCGAGCAGGCCCTGGACGGCTGGAAGCGGCTCCGCGAGAAGGTGCACGGCCTCGGCCGCCCGGTCGAGGAGTTCGGCGGCAACTACGTGGTCATCGCCAGTGGCGGAACAGGCGACCTGACGGCGGAGATCGACGCCTGGCGCGCGGCCGGCGGAACCCACGTCTCCATCGCCACGATGGGCCGCGGCCTGGACTCCGCCGACGGCCACGTCGACTTCCTCGCCACGGTCGCGGCGGCGCTCAACCTGTCGTGA
- a CDS encoding HAD-IC family P-type ATPase, with amino-acid sequence MDRPPVATSASTDQDDPRGRPRTATDPEPAPDPEPAPDPEPAPDPEPAPDPEPAPDPEPAPVADLGADAQGLSTAEVAERVADGRVNDVPVRSSRSVGEIVQANVLTRINAIIGVLFALIVIVGPVQDALFGGVIIANTLIGVIQEIRAKRTLDRLAVVGEARPVVRRDGVAAELAASEIVLDDVVELGSGDKIVVDGLVLEAENLEVDESLLTGEADPMHKRPGDTVMSGSFVVAGSGAFRANRVGRAAYAAQLAEEASRFTLVHSQLRNGINTILRVVTWMIIPAGVALIISQILVNDDDLPEGVRRMVAGLVPMVPEGLVLLTSVAFAVGVVRLGRRECLVQELPAIEGLARVDVVCLDKTGTLTEAAMDVVELRLLGAGTGTGGSRATAEAVLGTLGAADRRPNPSMQAIIDAWPAPAGWTIRADMPFSSARKWSGAEITGPADPTGPAATWLLGAPDVLLPESHPALVEADRFGERGLRVLLLATYGATLAEAVAAPAEVPGLTTPVALVVIAQRLRADAADTLRYFADQGVAAKIISGDNALSVGAVARTLGLPGAETPVDARTLPTDPEALADVLEANSVFGRVTPRQKREMVAALQSRGHAVAMTGDGVNDVLALKDADIGVSMGSGSQATRAVAQIVLLNNSFATLPSVVGEGRRVIGNIERVANLFLTKTVYSVLLAIVVVITQVPYPFLPRHLTLIGSLTIGIPAFFLALAPNAERARPDFVGRVLRFALPAGVLAAAATLASYFLARSIYDGDLDAETSMATLTLFLVALWALAIVARPYTWWRILLVATMAVAFAVVLAVPYGQEFFQLSLVGTTGPWTGAAVALAGGVVLEISWVFTRRHLDAHSARHPAHGAGAAE; translated from the coding sequence ATGGACCGGCCACCGGTCGCGACGTCCGCGTCCACCGACCAGGACGACCCTCGGGGCCGGCCCCGCACGGCGACCGACCCGGAGCCGGCCCCCGACCCGGAGCCGGCCCCCGACCCGGAGCCGGCCCCCGACCCGGAGCCGGCCCCCGACCCGGAGCCGGCCCCCGACCCGGAGCCGGCCCCCGTCGCGGACCTCGGTGCCGACGCGCAAGGCCTGAGCACCGCCGAGGTCGCGGAGCGGGTCGCCGACGGCCGGGTGAACGACGTCCCGGTCCGCTCCAGCCGCTCGGTCGGCGAGATCGTCCAGGCGAACGTCCTCACCCGGATCAACGCGATCATCGGCGTGCTCTTCGCCCTCATCGTGATCGTCGGCCCGGTCCAGGACGCCCTGTTCGGCGGTGTGATCATCGCCAACACCCTGATCGGCGTCATCCAGGAGATCCGCGCCAAGCGGACCCTCGACCGGCTCGCCGTCGTCGGCGAGGCCCGTCCCGTGGTCCGGCGCGACGGTGTCGCCGCCGAGCTGGCGGCGTCCGAGATCGTTCTCGACGACGTCGTCGAGCTCGGCTCGGGCGACAAGATCGTCGTGGACGGTCTCGTCCTCGAGGCGGAGAACCTCGAGGTCGACGAGTCGCTGCTCACCGGCGAGGCCGACCCGATGCACAAACGTCCCGGCGACACGGTCATGTCGGGCAGCTTCGTGGTCGCCGGCTCCGGCGCGTTCCGCGCGAACCGCGTCGGCCGGGCCGCCTACGCCGCCCAGCTCGCCGAGGAGGCGAGCCGCTTCACCCTGGTCCACTCCCAGCTCCGCAACGGCATCAACACCATCCTGCGGGTCGTCACCTGGATGATCATCCCGGCCGGGGTGGCGCTGATCATCAGCCAGATCCTGGTGAACGACGACGACCTGCCGGAGGGCGTCCGCCGGATGGTCGCCGGCCTCGTCCCGATGGTGCCCGAGGGCCTGGTCCTGCTCACCTCGGTGGCCTTCGCGGTCGGCGTGGTCCGGCTCGGCCGCCGCGAGTGCCTCGTCCAGGAACTGCCGGCCATCGAGGGGCTGGCCCGGGTCGACGTCGTCTGCCTGGACAAGACCGGCACCCTCACCGAAGCCGCGATGGACGTCGTCGAACTGCGCCTGCTCGGTGCCGGCACCGGGACCGGCGGGAGCCGGGCGACCGCCGAGGCGGTGCTCGGCACCCTCGGTGCCGCGGACAGACGTCCCAACCCCAGCATGCAGGCGATCATCGACGCCTGGCCGGCGCCCGCCGGCTGGACCATCCGGGCCGACATGCCGTTCTCCTCGGCACGCAAGTGGAGCGGCGCCGAGATCACCGGCCCGGCCGACCCGACCGGCCCGGCGGCCACCTGGCTGCTCGGCGCACCGGACGTGCTCCTCCCGGAGAGCCACCCGGCGCTCGTCGAGGCCGACCGGTTCGGCGAGCGGGGCCTGCGTGTCCTGCTCCTCGCCACCTACGGCGCGACCCTCGCCGAGGCCGTGGCCGCCCCCGCCGAGGTCCCCGGGCTGACCACCCCGGTCGCCCTGGTCGTCATCGCGCAGCGGCTGCGCGCCGACGCCGCGGACACCCTGCGCTACTTCGCCGACCAGGGGGTCGCCGCCAAGATCATCTCCGGAGACAACGCCCTGTCGGTCGGCGCCGTCGCCCGCACCCTCGGCCTGCCCGGGGCCGAGACCCCGGTGGACGCCCGCACACTCCCCACCGACCCGGAGGCCCTCGCCGACGTCCTGGAGGCGAATTCGGTCTTCGGGCGGGTCACCCCGCGGCAGAAGCGCGAGATGGTCGCCGCCCTGCAGTCCCGCGGGCACGCCGTCGCGATGACCGGCGACGGCGTCAACGACGTGCTCGCCCTCAAGGACGCCGACATCGGCGTCTCGATGGGCTCCGGGAGCCAGGCCACCCGGGCGGTCGCCCAGATCGTTCTGCTGAACAACAGCTTCGCCACCCTGCCCTCGGTGGTCGGCGAGGGGCGGCGGGTGATCGGCAACATCGAGCGGGTCGCGAACCTGTTCCTGACCAAGACGGTCTACTCGGTGCTGCTCGCCATCGTCGTGGTGATCACCCAGGTGCCCTACCCGTTCCTGCCCCGCCACCTGACCCTGATCGGCTCCCTGACGATCGGGATCCCCGCCTTCTTCCTGGCCCTGGCCCCGAACGCCGAACGGGCCCGCCCCGACTTCGTCGGCCGGGTCCTGCGCTTCGCGCTGCCGGCCGGGGTGCTCGCCGCCGCCGCGACCCTGGCCTCCTACTTCCTGGCCCGCTCGATCTACGACGGCGATCTCGACGCCGAGACGTCGATGGCGACGCTCACCCTGTTCCTCGTCGCCCTGTGGGCACTGGCGATCGTCGCCCGGCCCTACACCTGGTGGCGGATCCTGCTCGTCGCGACGATGGCGGTCGCGTTCGCGGTCGTGCTGGCCGTCCCGTACGGGCAGGAGTTCTTCCAGCTCTCGCTCGTCGGCACCACCGGCCCGTGGACGGGGGCGGCGGTCGCCCTGGCCGGCGGCGTCGTACTGGAGATCAGCTGGGTCTTCACCCGCCGCCACCTCGATGCCCACTCCGCCCGCCACCCGGCCCACGGCGCCGGCGCGGCCGAGTAG
- a CDS encoding cytochrome c oxidase assembly protein: MAVPVVALAALLALLALVAVVATGPAAVALPGLPDPGSLTHWGLPVARVVSEVAAVGTVGWLLAAAVLIPTQKGRLGAAARRHGRAAAASAAVWAVAALAELVFTASDITARPPGEVLDPTALRSFVSAAPQGRALLVVAGAALVVALVGATLMSTVAAGWLLALACAALLPPVVTGHAAGSSQHALAVIALGLHIMAAVVWMGGLLALLTMRALPDATFSAALRRYSRLAAWAAGATAVGGVASAAVRLGGFGPLFEDRYGLLVLGKAAGLLTAVALGGLVRRRVISTAAAHDRAGTGASTGAASAAGAEAGTGTVAATDVPSRLNTDVPSRLGAFRRLAVVEICVLAATFGLAAGLSQTAPPVNDSALPTDPTEALLGYPMPPAITPGRLLSSWRPDWVFLGLVALAAGLYLAGIIRLARRGDSWPVGRTIGFLTGLALVAVVTSGGLGVYGPVLLSVHMTQHMILTMLAPIPLVLGAPITLALRALRPASAPYRAGPREWLLAGLHSWPARVVTHPLFVTANFAGSLYVLYLSDLLGYLMNSHLGHFAMNAHFLMTGFYFFEVLIGIDPLPKRPPHPGRVLMLMAVVPFHAFLGLTIMSTSTVLGSSWYDHLVRPWGVSPLHDQGTAGGITWSFGEVPTLVVLLVLAVQWARTDERRARTRERRVDASGVDAQLDAYNAYLARLNGERPAPAKQATPTVPPVPAQRGDTGSPTGGPGS; encoded by the coding sequence ATGGCCGTTCCCGTTGTCGCGCTCGCCGCACTGCTGGCGCTGCTGGCACTGGTGGCTGTCGTCGCCACCGGCCCCGCGGCGGTGGCCCTGCCGGGGCTGCCCGACCCCGGCTCGCTCACCCACTGGGGGCTGCCGGTGGCCCGGGTGGTCAGCGAGGTGGCCGCCGTCGGGACGGTCGGCTGGCTGCTCGCCGCCGCCGTGCTCATCCCGACCCAGAAGGGCCGGCTCGGCGCGGCGGCCCGCCGCCACGGACGGGCCGCCGCGGCCTCGGCGGCGGTGTGGGCGGTGGCGGCGCTCGCCGAACTGGTCTTCACGGCCTCCGACATCACCGCGCGCCCACCCGGCGAGGTGCTGGACCCGACGGCGCTGCGTTCCTTCGTCTCCGCCGCCCCGCAGGGCCGGGCCCTGCTCGTCGTGGCCGGCGCCGCGCTGGTCGTCGCGCTGGTCGGCGCGACGCTGATGTCGACCGTGGCCGCCGGCTGGCTGCTCGCGCTCGCCTGCGCGGCGCTGCTCCCCCCGGTGGTCACCGGGCACGCGGCCGGGTCGTCCCAGCACGCGCTCGCCGTGATCGCGCTCGGTCTGCACATCATGGCGGCCGTGGTCTGGATGGGCGGCCTGCTCGCCCTGCTGACCATGCGGGCGCTGCCGGACGCCACCTTCTCCGCCGCGTTGCGCCGCTACTCGCGGCTGGCGGCCTGGGCCGCGGGCGCGACCGCGGTCGGGGGTGTGGCCAGCGCCGCCGTCCGGCTCGGCGGGTTCGGCCCGCTGTTCGAGGACCGGTACGGCCTGCTGGTCCTCGGCAAGGCCGCCGGCCTGCTCACCGCCGTCGCGCTCGGCGGACTGGTACGCCGCCGAGTGATCTCCACCGCCGCGGCTCACGACCGCGCGGGCACGGGCGCGAGCACGGGTGCAGCCAGCGCCGCGGGCGCGGAAGCGGGGACCGGCACGGTCGCCGCCACGGACGTGCCGTCCCGGCTGAACACGGACGTGCCATCCCGGCTGGGCGCGTTCCGACGGCTCGCCGTCGTCGAGATCTGCGTCCTGGCGGCGACGTTCGGCCTGGCCGCGGGCCTGTCGCAGACGGCGCCGCCGGTGAACGACTCGGCGCTGCCGACCGACCCCACCGAGGCCCTGCTCGGCTACCCGATGCCCCCGGCGATCACCCCCGGGCGGCTCCTCTCCTCCTGGCGCCCCGACTGGGTGTTCCTCGGCCTGGTCGCCCTCGCCGCCGGCCTGTACCTGGCCGGGATCATCCGGCTGGCGCGCCGCGGCGACAGCTGGCCGGTCGGCCGCACGATCGGGTTCCTCACCGGGCTCGCCCTGGTCGCCGTCGTGACGTCCGGCGGGCTCGGGGTCTACGGGCCGGTGCTGCTCAGCGTGCACATGACCCAGCACATGATCCTCACGATGCTGGCGCCGATCCCGCTGGTGCTCGGCGCGCCGATCACCCTCGCGCTGCGCGCGCTGCGGCCGGCGTCCGCGCCGTACCGCGCCGGGCCGCGCGAGTGGCTGCTCGCCGGCCTGCACTCCTGGCCCGCCCGGGTGGTCACCCATCCGCTGTTCGTCACCGCGAACTTCGCCGGCAGCCTGTACGTGCTGTACCTGAGCGACCTGCTCGGCTACCTGATGAACAGCCACCTCGGCCACTTCGCGATGAACGCCCACTTCCTGATGACGGGCTTCTACTTCTTCGAGGTCCTCATCGGCATCGACCCGCTGCCGAAGCGGCCGCCGCACCCCGGGCGGGTGCTGATGCTGATGGCCGTGGTTCCGTTCCACGCCTTCCTCGGGCTCACGATCATGAGCACGTCCACGGTGCTGGGCAGCAGCTGGTACGACCACCTCGTCCGTCCCTGGGGCGTCAGCCCGCTGCACGACCAGGGCACGGCCGGGGGCATCACCTGGTCGTTCGGGGAGGTCCCGACGCTGGTGGTGCTGCTCGTGCTGGCCGTGCAGTGGGCCCGCACCGACGAGCGCCGTGCCCGCACCCGCGAGCGCCGCGTCGACGCCTCCGGGGTGGACGCGCAGCTCGACGCCTACAACGCCTACCTCGCCCGCCTCAACGGCGAACGACCCGCACCGGCGAAACAGGCCACACCGACCGTCCCGCCGGTACCGGCCCAGCGCGGCGACACCGGCTCCCCCACCGGCGGACCGGGCTCCTGA
- a CDS encoding bis-aminopropyl spermidine synthase family protein: protein MTGEKSSTDESLAGKAPMDNAAAYVAGYGVRSRPLREILALLTRGSQPIEVLITRTATPRRAVEELLRSLGPDLTENNYGHRLRPEVIAEYRTRFALDSLGGMDALGGPEPAGTAGDDRDGDELGTLALLIKDAPAPRRDLDHVAATAGTLARRAAWLDTSYDLAGRRVLFVGDHDLTSVALARRQPGAEITVVDLDERTLDYIDATARAEGLAIRTLFGDLRFTLPPAAREWADLVLTDPPYTPEGVGLFLGRALAGLRDRKNGVVAVAYGHSHLHPTLGFQVQQSMQQFGVVFEAILPAFNRYDGAQAVGSASDLYVCAPTTRTWKVLDRLVENFGLRIYTHGSQSLESKAELGLELGPATTVVGDAISTRSPDARRLGLRALFTGSDYLRALDDDANVVVDLTADPGPLLLRGLLAVTARTVRFVVPVDHPDVSTPGARAALASLIAPKYRLTFPPTSVGGPRGASGNESGGHAVVRADLVATGMGTGAEEDAEGATEGQTRPAAADFTARWLLERAHGRLGNVLREGVIRGAARDGRTLSKNDARVLVRAQVGTADLDMLDLTAIEVPRARLQRILQAVRMSEEIRP from the coding sequence ATGACCGGCGAAAAATCCTCGACGGACGAGTCCTTGGCCGGTAAGGCCCCGATGGACAACGCCGCCGCCTATGTCGCCGGCTACGGTGTGCGTTCCCGCCCACTGCGCGAAATTCTCGCGCTGTTGACCCGCGGCAGCCAGCCGATCGAGGTTCTGATAACACGGACCGCGACACCGCGGCGGGCGGTCGAGGAGCTTCTGCGCAGCCTTGGCCCGGATCTCACCGAAAACAACTACGGTCATCGCCTACGGCCGGAGGTCATCGCCGAATATCGCACCCGATTCGCCCTGGACTCCCTGGGTGGCATGGATGCCTTGGGCGGCCCGGAGCCGGCCGGCACCGCGGGCGACGACCGCGACGGCGACGAGCTCGGCACCCTGGCCCTGCTGATCAAGGACGCCCCCGCGCCCCGCCGGGATCTCGACCACGTGGCCGCGACAGCCGGAACGCTCGCCCGCCGCGCGGCCTGGCTCGACACCAGCTACGACCTGGCCGGCCGGCGGGTGCTGTTCGTCGGCGACCACGACCTGACCTCGGTGGCGCTGGCCCGCCGGCAGCCCGGCGCCGAGATCACCGTGGTCGACCTGGACGAGCGGACGCTGGACTACATCGACGCCACGGCGCGGGCCGAGGGGCTGGCGATCCGCACGCTGTTCGGCGACCTGCGATTCACGCTGCCTCCCGCGGCACGGGAGTGGGCGGATCTCGTCCTCACCGATCCGCCGTACACCCCCGAAGGGGTCGGCCTTTTCCTGGGGCGGGCACTCGCCGGGCTGCGAGACCGGAAGAACGGGGTGGTGGCGGTGGCTTACGGCCACAGTCACCTTCATCCCACACTGGGATTTCAGGTACAGCAGTCCATGCAGCAGTTCGGTGTCGTCTTCGAGGCCATCCTGCCGGCATTCAACCGCTATGACGGCGCGCAGGCGGTGGGCAGCGCGAGCGATCTGTACGTGTGCGCGCCGACCACCCGCACCTGGAAGGTCCTCGACCGGCTGGTCGAGAACTTCGGCCTGCGTATCTACACGCACGGGTCGCAGTCTTTGGAGAGTAAGGCCGAACTCGGGCTCGAACTCGGGCCGGCCACGACCGTGGTCGGCGACGCCATCTCGACCAGGTCCCCAGACGCACGCAGGCTGGGGCTGCGCGCGCTGTTCACCGGTTCGGACTACCTTCGGGCCCTCGACGACGACGCGAACGTCGTCGTCGATCTCACCGCCGACCCGGGGCCGCTGCTGCTACGCGGCCTGCTCGCCGTGACAGCGCGGACGGTCCGATTTGTCGTGCCGGTCGACCATCCCGATGTGTCGACCCCCGGCGCCAGGGCCGCTCTCGCAAGCCTGATCGCCCCGAAGTACCGCCTCACGTTCCCACCGACCTCGGTAGGAGGTCCCCGCGGGGCGAGCGGGAACGAGAGCGGCGGGCATGCGGTCGTCCGTGCGGACCTGGTCGCCACCGGGATGGGCACCGGTGCCGAGGAAGACGCCGAAGGGGCAACCGAAGGTCAGACCCGGCCGGCCGCTGCGGATTTCACCGCGCGCTGGCTGCTCGAGCGGGCCCACGGCCGGCTCGGGAACGTGCTACGCGAGGGCGTGATCCGCGGGGCCGCCCGGGACGGACGGACACTGTCCAAGAACGACGCCCGCGTGCTCGTCCGAGCCCAGGTGGGCACAGCCGATCTCGACATGCTGGACCTGACCGCGATCGAGGTCCCCCGCGCCCGCTTGCAGCGGATACTCCAGGCCGTCCGCATGTCAGAGGAAATCCGACCGTGA